In Piliocolobus tephrosceles isolate RC106 chromosome 12, ASM277652v3, whole genome shotgun sequence, one DNA window encodes the following:
- the SLITRK2 gene encoding SLIT and NTRK-like protein 2, with protein sequence MLSGVWFLSVLTAAGILQTESRKTAKDICKIRCLCEEKENVLNINCENKGFTTVSLLQPPQYRIYQLFLNGNLLTRLYPNEFVNYSNAVTLHLGNNGLQEIRTGAFSGLKTLKRLHLNNNKLEILREDTFLGLESLEYLQADYNYISAIEAGAFSKLNKLKVLILNDNLLLSLPSNVFRFVLLTHLDLRGNRLKVMPFAGVLEHIGGIMEIQLEENPWNCTCDLLPLKAWLDTITVFVGEIVCETPFRLHGKDVTQLTRQDLCPRKSASDSSQRGSHADTHVQRLSPTMNPALNPTRAPKASRPPKMRNRPTPRVTVSKDRQSFGPIMVYQTKSPVPLTCPSSCVCTSQSSDNGLNVNCQERKFTNISDLQPKPTSPKKLYLTGNYLQTVYKNDLLEYSSLDLLHLGNNRIAVIQEGAFTNLTSLRRLYLNGNYLEVLYPSMFDGLQSLQYLYLEYNVIKEIKPLTFDALINLQLLFLNNNLLRSLPDNIFGGTALTRLNLRNNHFSHLPVKGVLDQLPAFIQIDLQENPWDCTCDIMGLKDWTEHANSPVIINEVTCESPAKHAGEILKFLGREAICPDSPNLSDGTILSMNHNTDTPRSLSVSPSSYPELHTEVPLSVLILGLLVVFILSVCFGAGLFVFVLKRRKGVPSVPRNSNNLDVSSFQLQYGSYNTETHDKTDGHVYNYIPPPVGQMCQNPIYMQKEGDPVAYYRNLQEFSYSNPEEKKEEPATPAYTISATELLEKQATPREPELLYQNIAERVKELPSTGLVHYNFCTLPKRQFAPSYESRRQNQDRINKTVLYGTPRKCFVGQSKPNHPLLQAKPQSEPDYLEVLEKQTAISQL encoded by the coding sequence ATGCTGAGCGGCGTTTGGTTCCTCAGTGTGTTAACCGCGGCCGGGATCTTACAGACGGAGAGTCGCAAAACTGCCAAAGACATTTGCAAGATCCGCTGTCTGTGCGAAGAAAAGGAAAACGTACTGAATATTAACTGTGAGAACAAAGGATTTACAACAGTTAGCCTGCTCCAGCCCCCCCAGTATCGAATCTATCAGCTTTTTCTCAATGGAAACCTCTTGACAAGACTGTATCCAAACGAATTTGTCAATTACTCCAACGCGGTGACTCTTCACCTAGGTAACAACGGGTTACAGGAGATCCGAACAGGGGCATTCAGTGGCCTGAAAACTCTCAAAAGACtgcatctcaacaacaacaagcTTGAGATATTGAGGGAGGACACCTTCCTGGGCCTGGAGAGCCTGGAGTATCTCCAGGCCGACTACAATTACATCAGTGCCATCGAGGCCGGGGCATTCAGCAAACTTAACAAGCTCAAAGTGCTCATCCTGAATGACAACCTTCTGCTTTCACTGCCCAGCAATGTGTTCCGCTTTGTCCTGCTGACCCACTTAGACCTCAGGGGGAATAGGTTAAAAGTAATGCCTTTTGCTGGCGTCCTTGAACATATTGGAGGGATCATGGAGATTCAGCTGGAGGAAAACCCATGGAATTGCACTTGTGACTTACTTCCTCTCAAGGCTTGGCTAGACACcataactgtttttgtgggagAGATTGTCTGTGAAACTCCCTTTAGGTTGCATGGGAAAGATGTGACCCAGCTGACCCGGCAAGACCTCTGTCCCAGAAAAAGTGCCAGTGACTCCAGTCAGAGGGGCAGCCATGCTGACACCCACGTCCAAAGGCTGTCACCTACAATGAATCCTGCTCTCAACCCAACCAGGGCTCCAAAAGCCAGCCGGCCGCCCAAAATGAGAAATCGTCCAACTCCCCGAGTGACTGTGTCAAAGGACAGGCAAAGTTTTGGACCTATCATGGTGTACCAGACCAAGTCTCCTGTGCCTCTCACCTGTCCCAGCAGCTGTGTCTGCACCTCTCAGAGCTCAGACAATGGTCTGAATGTCAATTGCCAAGAAAGGAAGTTCACTAATATCTCTGACCTGCAGCCCAAACCGACCAGTCCAAAGAAACTCTACCTAACAGGGAACTATCTTCAAACTGTCTATAAGAATGACCTCTTAGAATACAGTTCTTTGGACTTACTGCACTTAGGAAACAACAGGATTGCAGTCATTCAGGAAGGTGCCTTTACAAACCTGACCAGTTTACGCAGACTTTATCTGAATGGCAATTACCTTGAAGTGCTGTACCCTTCTATGTTTGACGGACTGCAGAGCTTGCAGTATCTCTATTTAGAGTATAATGTCATTAAGGAAATTAAGCCCCTGACCTTTGATGCTTTGATTAACCTACAGCTACTGTTTCTAAACAACAACCTTCTTCGGTCCTTACCTGATAATATATTTGGGGGGACGGCCCTAACCAGGCTGAATCTGAGAAACAACCATTTTTCTCACCTGCCCGTGAAAGGGGTTCTGGATCAGCTCCCGGCTTTCATCCAGATAGATCTGCAAGAGAACCCCTGGGACTGTACTTGTGACATCATGGGGTTGAAAGACTGGACAGAACATGCCAACTCCCCTGTCATCATTAATGAGGTGACTTGCGAATCTCCTGCTAAGCATGCAGGGGAGATACTAAAATTTCTGGGGAGGGAGGCTATCTGTCCAGACAGCCCAAACTTGTCAGATGGAACCATCTTGTCAATGAATCATAATACAGACACACCTCGGTCGCTTAGTGTGTCTCCTAGTTCCTATCCTGAACTACACACTGAAGTTCCGCTGTCTGTCTTAATTCTGGGATTGCTTGTTGTTTTCATCTTATCTGTCTGTTTTGGGGCCGGTTTATTCGTCTTTGTCTTGAAACGCCGAAAGGGAGTGCCAAGTGTTCCCAGGAATAGCAACAACTTAGACGTAAGTTCCTTTCAATTACAGTATGGGTCTTACAACACTGAGACTCACGATAAAACAGACGGCCATGTCTACAACTATATCCCCCCACCTGTGGGTCAGATGtgccaaaaccccatctacaTGCAGAAGGAAGGAGACCCAGTAGCCTATTACCGAAACCTGCAAGAGTTCAGCTACAGCAACccggaggagaaaaaagaagagccaGCCACACCTGCTTACACAATAAGTGCCACTGAGCTGCTAGAAAAGCAGGCCACTCCAAGAGAGCCTGAGCTGCTGTATCAAAATATTGCTGAGCGAGTCAAGGAACTCCCCAGCACAGGCCTAGTCCACTATAACTTTTGTACCTTACCTAAAAGGCAGTTTGCCCCTTCCTATGAATCTCGACGCCAAAACCAAGACAGAATCAATAAAACCGTTTTATATGGAACTCCCAGGAAATGCTTTGTGGGGCAGTCAAAACCCAACCATCCTTTACTGCAAGCTAAGCCGCAATCAGAACCGGACTACCTCGAAGTTCTGGAAAAACAAACTGCAATCAGTCAGCTGTGA